The genomic window ATCTTTTACTCCATGGTAAATTTCCTGCAACTCCTTTTAACTTTGTTTTCCTCTGAAGAAAGCGGTACATTAGTCTTTGACATTCAAATACCAATTCTACCATATTTTATCTTTCATGGCTGCAGTTGATGTGTCCTTGGAATTTAAAATTGTGTTATTTTGTTTTTTCTTCTATGTTCTAGAATTCAAGGTTTTTATTATCTTTTGGGATTCTTCCTTTATTCTTGTCCTTCTTTCATTAGGGCATTGACCAATCCGGGTTCAAGAGTGCAATCACCAAATCCAAAACAAACTGaaataataaagaataaatttgaaTAAGTATATTAAAGCTTAAGAAGAaaaaacacacaaaaaaaaagttATATGGGATAAAATTGGGTTCACATAGTTTTTCATATAACTCATACAGGGTTCTAATAATGCTGGAAACAGCCAAAAAAAAGCGTGCGCTTTCAGAATTGCAATAATTCAACAGAGTCGTACCATAATTGATATGGGACAAAATTGTTGGTGATGGTTATGGTCATGACTTAATTTCTGTCGAAGTAGGTACAAATTCACACCAGCCTTCAAGGATATGTCGTTCCAAAAGGGGCACATATTTGGAAGTTTTCTAGCAACTTTATTATTACTGCGATGCAGCACACATGTTTTCTATGAACCAGATTTTTGCCTAACTTTAATCATGTTAAAATGACCTAATTTTCGCATTCTCtagataaattgagaaattagggTGGTTTTGTTTATTGGAACATGATGCCTGTCATGCATTTGGAATGTGTAGTCTAATTGTGatgaaacaaaaaaaatcttCCCTTGCCATTATCCAGAAAGCAAGGGCGAATACAGTTTATGCTTCCGTATAGCTAAAGCATCGAACACTGATGGAAGTATAGAGATCACATTTGTTTGTTGTATTATCTGTGTTTTATTTTACTACTAAGATCGTTACATCATCACTTAACTATTTTGATTTTGTGTGTTACTTTGTCTTTTTCAATTATCATTTTCTTGTGATACTTGATGTGGACTGATAGGAACCTGTAACTTCTTCAACTATCAATTTTAATGTTCTAAATTGCCTTCTATATCAGAAAAACCAAAACCAAAATATTGAACAAATGCTTGCTTACAACTAATATGACCTCTATGCTCATGATGTAAAGGATTACCCAATTAGCAATTATCCTTTCTATTTCGCCCCACTTAAAACTCACTTTATCTATAATAAAGTCAAATCTATGGAGTCAGAGAAAACTTGTGTGTTCAGAAGAAACAAATGCGAACTTACACTAGATCTAGGCTGTCCTACATCGTAATAGCAATAAACTACAATAAAGTATTTTTGGAGCTAATTAGGAGAAGCAGTACTATCAACTTATAGTTTCCTGGTCTTATTTATATTTGACAGCAGTAACTGAAGACTTGCAGCTAATACTCTCAATTAGCAgattcattatttttcttttacttgTTCTTCTTCAAGAGAACTTCTTATATACAGTCTCTTGTGGAGGATAAAGATGAGATCTGACATAGATCCGTTCTCCTTCTTCGCTACAGACTAATGAAAACTCAGAGAACCAGTCATGGAATGCAATTGGCTATAGCTTACCCATTGTGGAAAAGCCACTAAAATCTCAAACAGAGAGGCCTCTTGAGAAGGGTGTCATAGAAACAATGGATCAAACCGATTCATCCCTTCTCCAGTCCCTCAGTAAGAAAGGTCTGGCAGTCTCCCAAGACCCAATCCAAAACTTGTACGACATTAAATGTGATGTCGCCATAGTTGGTTCCGGCTGCGGCGGTGGCGTTGCTGCTGCAGTGCTCGCAAGCGCCGGTCACAAAGTTGTAGTCATCGAGAAAGGCAACTACTTCACATCAGAAGACTACACCTCCATCGAAGCCCCATCCATGAACGAAATGTACGAGTGCGGTGGAATCCTTAGCACAACCGACGGGAAGATGTTGCTCATGGCCGGatccactgtcgggggtggctcTGCTGTGAACTGGTCAGCTTGCATCAAGACACCAGACTACGTCCTCAAGGAATGGGCAGAAGAACACCAGCTTCCTCTCTTTGGGAGCACAGACTATCTCTCAGCAATGGACACAGTCTGTAAAAGACTTGGAGTACGGAGAACTGCACTGAAGAAGGATTTCAGAACAAGGTTCTTCGCAAAGGCTGTCGGAATCTCGGTCTTCAAGTAGATTCCGTGCCAAGAAATGCTTCAGAGAGCCATTTCTGCGGCAGCTGCAGCTATGGTTGTCGAGAAGGAGACAAACGTGGGACCGATACTACTTGGTTGGTCGATGCTGTTAACTGTGGCGCCGTGATCATAACCGGATGCAAAGCTGAGAGATTTATATTGGAAGAGAACGAgccagggaagaagaagaagaagtgcgTGGGATTGATTGCCAAGTCTCTGAGCAGCATGGTTACGAAGAAACTAAAAATCCAAGCCAAAGTAACCATTTCAGCATGCGGTTCTCTCCTGACACCCCCACTGATGATTTCCAGCGGGCTAACAAATCCAAACATTGGCAAGAACCTCCACCTTCACCCAGTAGTTTTCGCATGGGGCTACTTCCCGGATTCGGGATCGGACGAGCTCAAAGGTAGAGCTTTCGAGGGAGGGATCATCACGTCGTTGCACAAAGTGAAAGCAGCGGAGGATTCGGATTCGAGCTTGCGGGCAATCATCGAGACGCCGGGGTTGGGGCCTGCGGCCTTCGCCGCGCTGGTCCCGTGGGTGTCGGGACTGGAGACGAAGGAGAGGATGACGAGATACAGCCGGACGGCGGTTCTCTTCGCAT from Elaeis guineensis isolate ETL-2024a chromosome 4, EG11, whole genome shotgun sequence includes these protein-coding regions:
- the LOC105044232 gene encoding LOW QUALITY PROTEIN: long-chain-alcohol oxidase FAO2 (The sequence of the model RefSeq protein was modified relative to this genomic sequence to represent the inferred CDS: inserted 1 base in 1 codon), encoding MEGGEGRRQGHPRLRGGRRREKGDYSHGFSPSQIQSLAAMCEAFVPSLPMEEFHVTSGKEDPPTKSLQAFYRASGSEFPMPDEVAELMVKRGLKEALLLVKLVLWLLATKLGTLVLCRSLSLCGRFPFINKFSDMPIEKREEAFKRWNKENFFTPLRLVFVMVKVFCLYIFYSMTNENSENQSWNAIGYSLPIVEKPLKSQTERPLEKGVIETMDQTDSSLLQSLSKKGLAVSQDPIQNLYDIKCDVAIVGSGCGGGVAAAVLASAGHKVVVIEKGNYFTSEDYTSIEAPSMNEMYECGGILSTTDGKMLLMAGSTVGGGSAVNWSACIKTPDYVLKEWAEEHQLPLFGSTDYLSAMDTVCKRLGXTENCTEEGFQNKVLRKGCRNLGLQVDSVPRNASESHFCGSCSYGCREGDKRGTDTTWLVDAVNCGAVIITGCKAERFILEENEPGKKKKKCVGLIAKSLSSMVTKKLKIQAKVTISACGSLLTPPLMISSGLTNPNIGKNLHLHPVVFAWGYFPDSGSDELKGRAFEGGIITSLHKVKAAEDSDSSLRAIIETPGLGPAAFAALVPWVSGLETKERMTRYSRTAVLFALVRDRGSAKVEREGRVNYRFDRSDRENLRVGLRRALRILVAAGAVEVGTHRSDGQRIKCKGMKEEELEEFLDGIRTVGGPMSKSELWTMYASAHQMGSCRMGVSEEEGGVDEKGESWEAQGLFVCDGSVLPTAVGINPLITIQSTAYCLSKGIAESLKRGSNERERESYYGLIWLSMIYIL